From a single Phalacrocorax carbo chromosome 10, bPhaCar2.1, whole genome shotgun sequence genomic region:
- the DRC3 gene encoding dynein regulatory complex subunit 3 codes for MSQLYDSIEPNVIDDEMVQKAIEEQCPEDIRELAKREGINFKDVKELQLSFRNILQIDNLWQFENLTKLQLDNNIIEKIEALESLVHLVWLDLSFNNIEVIEGLDTLIKLQDLSLYNNRISKIEHMDTLRELQIFSIGKNNLTMLEDVIYLRKFKKLRTLNLMGNPLCDDEQYTLFVVAHLPDLVYLDFKLVSDTTREVAVLKYQDLTEPLEREEAWALAQLEEKQAKQKELEYHKTAFVEYLNGSFLFDSMYAEDTEAAKLAYLPGVGDLLQAYRKEFVSVCENLFNYGLKEYEKREAEVSDFYESLHEALTANQQEGRKIILDFENRNKRRLDEIHNASSYDIAESKRAEYKADILQLSEALMTLEMLIADQLEELIKDFKSNIDAIASTFTENVKGMMTQCRDLENRHHEKLLEVSITTLEKSVKNELDEDLPADVRMLLVDKNTIVNAVNASHGIRLLKIDKRERDIISNTYRWQASVTEKAFQNEIDRNRDRVREIIQYIDNLQEELDNIEILEPTE; via the exons ATGAGTCAGTTATACGACAGTATTGAGCCAAATGTTATTGATGATGAAATGGTCCAGAAAGCCATCGAAGAGCAGTGTCCAGAGGACATAAGAGAGCTTGCCAAAAGGGAAGGTATTAACTTTAAGGATGTGAAGGAGCTACAGCTTAGTTTTAGAA ATATCCTGCAGATTGATAATCTGTGGCAGTTTGAGAATCTGACTAAGCTGCAGCTGGACAACAACATCATTGAGAAGATAGAAGCTCTGGAGAGTCTGGTTCACCTTGTATGGCTGG ACTTGTCCTTCAACAATATTGAAGTAATTGAGGGCCTGGATACCCTTATCAAACTGCAGGACCTCAGTCTCTACAATAACAGAATATCTAAAATTGAGCACATGGATACATTGCGAGAGCTGCAGATTTTCTCCATTGGAAAGAATAACCTGACCATGCTGGAAGAT GTGATCTATCTCAGGAAGTTTAAAAAGTTACGCACACTGAATCTCATGGGGAACCCTCTCTGTGATGATGAGCAGTATACGCTGTTTGTTGTTGCTCATCTTCCAGACCTGGTATACTTGGACTTCAAGCTCGTGAGTGACACCACG CGAGAAGTTGCAGTTTTAAAGTATCAAGATCTTACTGAGCCGTTAGAACGTGAGGAGGCTTGGGCCCTGGCTCAGCTGGAGGAAAAACAGGCAAAGCAGAAAGAGCTGGAGTACCACAAG ACAGCCTTTGTGGAGTACCTGAATGGATCATTCCTGTTTGACAGTATGTATGCAGAGGATACAGAAGCTGCCAAACTGGCTTACCTCCCTGGAGTGGGTGACCTGCTGCAGGC GTACAGGAAGGAGTTTGTCTCAGTTTGTGAGAACCTATTTAACTATGGTCTGAAAGAGTATGAAAAACGAGAAGCTGAAGTCTCTGATTTCTACGAAAGCCTTCATGAAGCATTAACAGCCAACCAGCAAGAAGGCAGGAAAATAATCCTAGACTTTGAAAATCGGAACAAAAGG AGGCTGGATGAGATTCATAATGCCAGTAGTTATGATATTGCTGAGTCTAAACGAGCCGAATACAAGGCGGACATACTTCAGCTCTCAGAAGCACTCATGACTTTGGAAATGCTGATAGCTGACCAGCTGGAG GAACTAATAAAGGACTTTAAAAGTAACATCGATGCCATAGCATCAACATTCACTGAAAACGTTAAAGGGAT GATGACCCAGTGCCGGGACCTGGAAAACCGTCACCATGAAAAGCTGCTAGAGGTCTCCATCACCACACTGGAGAAATCAGTCAAGAATGAGCTTGATGAGGATTTGCCAGCTGACGTTCGAATG CTTCTTGTGGACAAAAACACCATTGTCAACGCAGTCAACGCGTCCCATGGCATCCGCCTGCTGAAGATTGATAAGCGAGAGCGCGACATCATCAGCAACACCTACCGCTGGCAGGCTTCCGTGACAGAGAAG GCTTTCCAAAACGAGATCGACAGAAACCGTGATCGTGTCAGAGAGATCATTCAGTACATCGATAATCTCCAGGAGGAGCTGGATAACATAGAGATCCTGGAGCCAACGGAGTAG